The following are from one region of the Gloeomargarita lithophora Alchichica-D10 genome:
- a CDS encoding HEPN domain-containing protein — protein sequence MRKKLAKDYYQRAKYRIQGLSFFYEIGDYADVVRMSQEIIELLIKACLIYRGINYGKTHDAGGQVVENRERFPEFSDEELSLIEEISYIIRKDRELAFYGAVDIIPLEYYKQKNADQAIAFVSQIEQIVDKCWNDTAIGAEPEYES from the coding sequence ATGAGAAAGAAATTAGCCAAAGACTATTATCAAAGGGCTAAGTATCGCATCCAGGGACTATCATTCTTTTATGAAATTGGTGATTATGCCGATGTGGTTCGTATGAGCCAAGAAATCATCGAATTATTGATCAAGGCTTGCTTGATCTATCGTGGAATCAATTATGGCAAAACCCATGATGCAGGTGGTCAGGTCGTGGAAAATAGAGAACGATTTCCGGAGTTTTCCGATGAAGAATTATCCTTAATTGAGGAAATATCCTACATCATTCGTAAAGATAGAGAACTGGCTTTTTATGGTGCAGTAGATATTATTCCATTGGAATACTACAAACAAAAAAATGCCGATCAGGCCATTGCTTTCGTTAGCCAAATAGAACAGATTGTGGACAAGTGCTGGAACGATACTGCCATCGGTGCTGAACCAGAATATGAATCCTGA